From the genome of Xyrauchen texanus isolate HMW12.3.18 chromosome 22, RBS_HiC_50CHRs, whole genome shotgun sequence, one region includes:
- the fam184aa gene encoding protein FAM184A isoform X1, with product MATGTGWQQPYNAASGNNPLAPAASGSTATSPSSTSSNLLYDSSLTMEYSQVLHLKMSKKIAQLTKVIYALNTKNDEHEDAIQSLKEAHDEELQHILTETWEKILHYKSKIGNKADLKRRLQSLEESVELHEHMKRQALAEFDMYRQRMEDTQLCTEAQHTQRVVSMSREVEDMRHEFEEKLRSFSQVQAQFEQEKRRALDELKSAHRLEVLELLESQQNQSASSSLEQEKLADLHRTELESLMERVEELTQDKVRMVEEYEAKLSKAQGFYERELEAMRRTQQLTTENLLAWRRTEVDLRKEFQLQEAALQRTLCKLRADLHRAQEEARESRDKTNRLQASLNNAEVSIKELHKQLEEAIQDGEIWVMQLKDTEYELEGSRDRVQHQANEILHKASQIGSLQATQMSHEATIRDLGSEQNRLKEKILQLEEERERLQKQIQTLEEQQHQKILNLEKSLREEKQNYEMELVRVRAKYEGETACLKESQTEALEELKEKHRVQQESTHNSAEREKNQLLNEMRQQFEIRRLSLEEQRNHLQQQLETIREELTTKLNMANQEVAHLKDLVKESEENLDNAESHISCLKESQEKLLIELDATRARVRETSNLLTDVQEEIETQKQQHEARVITIKTEEKQKMDKITEELDLKWTDALRAELKCLRKELMAEYQAEKQVALTQLSQQRDLELMAARESWQRKVEDLVEQISLLKQSLELQMSQSKSTLQQLQAQFSQEREHLVQQLQELVLEHQHRECRLQDAHCCSLQDMEDAQQMELRELEDRLKQEQREEIHALREAHRQTLEILQQQSDQELQTLRFELEDEGKAMLASLRSELNHLHATAIEHLRQLHLKENNAAKRELDITIERCKQHEHDLLNRLSDLQQEVNCRKNRITDLDHEIHSLNETIGTLTKELELKGKEVLRVRSEANLQIRSREQDLSKRLEKEIEELNASHNRETQIMLSDFNKAQELLKDKISALQILLEGTEEKFRNRESRPEDLRVIADLREMVSERETLVKKLVDDKKFYQLELVNREPGFNKVFNTNPNVGVINPLIKPS from the exons GTCATTTATGCTCTCAACACAAAAAACGACGAACACGAAGACGCCATCCAGTCTCTGAAAGAGGCCCATGATGAGGAGTTGCAGCACATCTTGACAGAGACATGGGAGAAGATCCTCCACTACAAAAGCAAGATCGGCAACAAGGCCGACCTGAAACGGCGCCTGCAGTCCTTGGAGGAATCCGTGGAGCTGCACGAACACATGAAACGTCAAGCGCTGGCCGAGTTCGATATGTACCGCCAGCGCATGGAAGACACGCAGTTGTGCACGGAGGCCCAGCACACTCAACGTGTGGTCTCCATGTCCCGAGAAGTGGAGGATATGCGGCATGAGTTTGAAGAGAAGCTACGCTCCTTTAGCCAGGTTCAGGCCCAGTTTGAGCAGGAGAAACGACGGGCGCTGGATGAGCTGAAATCAGCCCATCGCCTGGAAGTGCTGGAGCTGCTGGAGAGCCAGCAGAACCAGAGTGCGTCTTCcagcctggagcaggagaagCTAGCTGATCTCCATCGTACAGAGCTGGAATCGCTCATGGAGCGGGTTGAGGAGTTGACACAGGACAAGGTCAGGATGGTTGAGGAATATGAGGCGAAGTTGAGCAAAGCTCAAGGTTTCTATGAGCGTGAGTTGGAAGCCATGAGGCGTACGCAACAGCTCACCACAGAGAACTTGCTGGCCTGGAGGAGGACAGAGGTGGACCTAAGGAAGGAGTTTCAGCTGCAGGAAGCGGCGCTTCAGAGGACATTGTGTAAACTCCGTGCTGATTTACACAGAGCTCAGGAGGAGGCACGAGAGAGCAGGGACAAAACCAACAGACTGCAGGCATCTCTCAATAATGCAGAGGTCAGCATCAAG GAGTTACATAAGCAGCTGGAAGAGGCCATTCAGGATGGAGAGATCTGGGTGATGCAGCTTAAGGATACAGAGTATGAGCTGGAGGGAAGCAGAGATCGAGTTCAGCATCAGGCAAATGAAATCCTTCACAAAGCCA GTCAGATAGGCTCTCTTCAAGCGACCCAAATGAGCCATGAGGCCACCATCAGGGACTTGGGCTCTGAGCAGAACCGACTAAAGGAGAAGATCCTACAGttagaggaagaaagagagagacttcAGAAACAGATTCAAACACTGGAAGAACAGCAGCACCAGAAAATCCTCAACCTGGAGAAG TCGCTTCGTGAGGAAAAACAGAACTACGAGATGGAGCTGGTGCGGGTCAGAGCCAAATACGAGGGGGAAACGGCTTGCCTGAAAGAAAGCCAGACAGAGGCCTTAGAGGAACTTAAGGAGAAACACAGAGTCCAACAGGAGAGCACACATAATTCTGCCGAGAGAGAGAAGAACCAATTACTCAAT GAGATGAGACAGCAGTTTGAGATACGCCGTCTATCGTTGGAAGAACAGAGAAACCACCTGCAACAGCAATTGGAGACTATACGAGAGGAACTGACTACCAAGCTCAATATGGCCAACCAAGAG GTGGCTCATTTGAAGGATCTGGTGAAGGAGAGTGAAGAAAATCTGGATAACGCTGAGAGCCATATCTCCTGTCTTAAAGAGAGCCAAGAAAAGCTTCTCATAGAGTTGGACGCAACCAGGGCAAGAGTGAGAGAGACAAGCAACCTGCTCACAGATGTACAA GAGGAGATAGAGACCCAGAAACAGCAGCACGAAGCCAGGGTCATCACCATCAAAACGGAGGAGAAACAGAAAATGGACAAAATCACAGAGGAGCTGGACCTCAAGTGGACAGATGCTCTAAG GGCTGAGCTGAAATGTTTGCGGAAAGAGCTGATGGCTGAGTATCAGGCAGAAAAGCAGGTAGCCTTGACGCAACTTTCCCAGCAGAGAGACCTTGAGCTGATGGCAGCCAGAGAAAGCTGGCAGAGAAAGGTCGAGGACCTCGTGGAACAG ATTTCTCTGTTGAAGCAGAGCCTGGAGCTGCAAATGTCGCAGTCGAAGAGCACACTGCAGCAGTTGCAGGCGCAGTTCAGTCAGGAGCGCGAGCACCTGGTGCAGCAGCTGCAGGAACTGGTGCTGGAGCATCAGCACAGAGAGTGCCGCCTGCAGGATGCCCACTGCTGTTCCTTGCAGGATATGGAAGATGCACAACAGATGGAGCTTAGG gagCTCGAGGATCGTCTAAAACAGGAACAGAGAGAGGAGATACACGCTTTGCGAGAAGCTCACAGACAGACCCTGGAAATCCTGCAGCAGCAGTCGGACCAGGAGCTGCAGACGCTGCGCTTTGAACTGGAGGATGAAGGCAAAGCCATGCTGG CTTCACTGCGCTCTGAGCTCAATCATCTTCACGCCACTGCCATAGAACACCTGAGACAACTCCACTTGAAGGAGAACAATGCTGCCAAACGAGAGCTGGACATCACTATTGAGCGCTGCAAACAACAC GAGCATGACCTCCTAAACCGTTTATCAGATCTGCAACAGGAAGTGAACTGCAGGAAGAACCGGATCACTGATCTGGACCATGAAATCCACTCTCTCAATGAGACCATCGGCACTCTGACAAAGGAGCTGGAACTTAAAGGGAAGGAAGTTCTGCGTGTCCGTAGTGAAGCCAACCTGCAGATCAG GTCTCGTGAACAGGATCTCTCAAAACGATTGGAGAAGGAGATTGAAGAACTGAATGCATCTCATAACAGAGAGACCCAGATCATGCTGTCAGATTTTAACAAAGCTCAGGAGCTGCTAAAAGACAAGATCTCTGCTCTGCAGATTCT GTTGGAAGGAACAGAAGAAAAGTTCCGAAATAGAGAAAGCAGACCAGAGGACCTGCGGGTGATCGCTGATCTCAGAGAAATGGTATCTGAGAGAGAGACCCTGGTCAAGAAGCTAGTG GATGACAAGAAGTTTTATCAGCTGGAGTTGGTGAACCGGGAGCCTGGCTTCAACAAAGTGTTCAACACCAATCCCAATGTCGGGGTCATAAACCCCCTTATAAAG CCCTCGTGA
- the fam184aa gene encoding protein FAM184A isoform X2, giving the protein MATGTGWQQPYNAASGNNPLAPAASGSTATSPSSTSSNLLYDSSLTMEYSQVLHLKMSKKIAQLTKVIYALNTKNDEHEDAIQSLKEAHDEELQHILTETWEKILHYKSKIGNKADLKRRLQSLEESVELHEHMKRQALAEFDMYRQRMEDTQLCTEAQHTQRVVSMSREVEDMRHEFEEKLRSFSQVQAQFEQEKRRALDELKSAHRLEVLELLESQQNQSASSSLEQEKLADLHRTELESLMERVEELTQDKVRMVEEYEAKLSKAQGFYERELEAMRRTQQLTTENLLAWRRTEVDLRKEFQLQEAALQRTLCKLRADLHRAQEEARESRDKTNRLQASLNNAEVSIKELHKQLEEAIQDGEIWVMQLKDTEYELEGSRDRVQHQANEILHKASQIGSLQATQMSHEATIRDLGSEQNRLKEKILQLEEERERLQKQIQTLEEQQHQKILNLEKSLREEKQNYEMELVRVRAKYEGETACLKESQTEALEELKEKHRVQQESTHNSAEREKNQLLNEMRQQFEIRRLSLEEQRNHLQQQLETIREELTTKLNMANQEVAHLKDLVKESEENLDNAESHISCLKESQEKLLIELDATRARVRETSNLLTDVQEEIETQKQQHEARVITIKTEEKQKMDKITEELDLKWTDALRAELKCLRKELMAEYQAEKQVALTQLSQQRDLELMAARESWQRKVEDLVEQISLLKQSLELQMSQSKSTLQQLQAQFSQEREHLVQQLQELVLEHQHRECRLQDAHCCSLQDMEDAQQMELRELEDRLKQEQREEIHALREAHRQTLEILQQQSDQELQTLRFELEDEGKAMLASLRSELNHLHATAIEHLRQLHLKENNAAKRELDITIERCKQHEHDLLNRLSDLQQEVNCRKNRITDLDHEIHSLNETIGTLTKELELKGKEVLRVRSEANLQIRSREQDLSKRLEKEIEELNASHNRETQIMLSDFNKAQELLKDKISALQILLEGTEEKFRNRESRPEDLRVIADLREMVSERETLVKKLVVLSV; this is encoded by the exons GTCATTTATGCTCTCAACACAAAAAACGACGAACACGAAGACGCCATCCAGTCTCTGAAAGAGGCCCATGATGAGGAGTTGCAGCACATCTTGACAGAGACATGGGAGAAGATCCTCCACTACAAAAGCAAGATCGGCAACAAGGCCGACCTGAAACGGCGCCTGCAGTCCTTGGAGGAATCCGTGGAGCTGCACGAACACATGAAACGTCAAGCGCTGGCCGAGTTCGATATGTACCGCCAGCGCATGGAAGACACGCAGTTGTGCACGGAGGCCCAGCACACTCAACGTGTGGTCTCCATGTCCCGAGAAGTGGAGGATATGCGGCATGAGTTTGAAGAGAAGCTACGCTCCTTTAGCCAGGTTCAGGCCCAGTTTGAGCAGGAGAAACGACGGGCGCTGGATGAGCTGAAATCAGCCCATCGCCTGGAAGTGCTGGAGCTGCTGGAGAGCCAGCAGAACCAGAGTGCGTCTTCcagcctggagcaggagaagCTAGCTGATCTCCATCGTACAGAGCTGGAATCGCTCATGGAGCGGGTTGAGGAGTTGACACAGGACAAGGTCAGGATGGTTGAGGAATATGAGGCGAAGTTGAGCAAAGCTCAAGGTTTCTATGAGCGTGAGTTGGAAGCCATGAGGCGTACGCAACAGCTCACCACAGAGAACTTGCTGGCCTGGAGGAGGACAGAGGTGGACCTAAGGAAGGAGTTTCAGCTGCAGGAAGCGGCGCTTCAGAGGACATTGTGTAAACTCCGTGCTGATTTACACAGAGCTCAGGAGGAGGCACGAGAGAGCAGGGACAAAACCAACAGACTGCAGGCATCTCTCAATAATGCAGAGGTCAGCATCAAG GAGTTACATAAGCAGCTGGAAGAGGCCATTCAGGATGGAGAGATCTGGGTGATGCAGCTTAAGGATACAGAGTATGAGCTGGAGGGAAGCAGAGATCGAGTTCAGCATCAGGCAAATGAAATCCTTCACAAAGCCA GTCAGATAGGCTCTCTTCAAGCGACCCAAATGAGCCATGAGGCCACCATCAGGGACTTGGGCTCTGAGCAGAACCGACTAAAGGAGAAGATCCTACAGttagaggaagaaagagagagacttcAGAAACAGATTCAAACACTGGAAGAACAGCAGCACCAGAAAATCCTCAACCTGGAGAAG TCGCTTCGTGAGGAAAAACAGAACTACGAGATGGAGCTGGTGCGGGTCAGAGCCAAATACGAGGGGGAAACGGCTTGCCTGAAAGAAAGCCAGACAGAGGCCTTAGAGGAACTTAAGGAGAAACACAGAGTCCAACAGGAGAGCACACATAATTCTGCCGAGAGAGAGAAGAACCAATTACTCAAT GAGATGAGACAGCAGTTTGAGATACGCCGTCTATCGTTGGAAGAACAGAGAAACCACCTGCAACAGCAATTGGAGACTATACGAGAGGAACTGACTACCAAGCTCAATATGGCCAACCAAGAG GTGGCTCATTTGAAGGATCTGGTGAAGGAGAGTGAAGAAAATCTGGATAACGCTGAGAGCCATATCTCCTGTCTTAAAGAGAGCCAAGAAAAGCTTCTCATAGAGTTGGACGCAACCAGGGCAAGAGTGAGAGAGACAAGCAACCTGCTCACAGATGTACAA GAGGAGATAGAGACCCAGAAACAGCAGCACGAAGCCAGGGTCATCACCATCAAAACGGAGGAGAAACAGAAAATGGACAAAATCACAGAGGAGCTGGACCTCAAGTGGACAGATGCTCTAAG GGCTGAGCTGAAATGTTTGCGGAAAGAGCTGATGGCTGAGTATCAGGCAGAAAAGCAGGTAGCCTTGACGCAACTTTCCCAGCAGAGAGACCTTGAGCTGATGGCAGCCAGAGAAAGCTGGCAGAGAAAGGTCGAGGACCTCGTGGAACAG ATTTCTCTGTTGAAGCAGAGCCTGGAGCTGCAAATGTCGCAGTCGAAGAGCACACTGCAGCAGTTGCAGGCGCAGTTCAGTCAGGAGCGCGAGCACCTGGTGCAGCAGCTGCAGGAACTGGTGCTGGAGCATCAGCACAGAGAGTGCCGCCTGCAGGATGCCCACTGCTGTTCCTTGCAGGATATGGAAGATGCACAACAGATGGAGCTTAGG gagCTCGAGGATCGTCTAAAACAGGAACAGAGAGAGGAGATACACGCTTTGCGAGAAGCTCACAGACAGACCCTGGAAATCCTGCAGCAGCAGTCGGACCAGGAGCTGCAGACGCTGCGCTTTGAACTGGAGGATGAAGGCAAAGCCATGCTGG CTTCACTGCGCTCTGAGCTCAATCATCTTCACGCCACTGCCATAGAACACCTGAGACAACTCCACTTGAAGGAGAACAATGCTGCCAAACGAGAGCTGGACATCACTATTGAGCGCTGCAAACAACAC GAGCATGACCTCCTAAACCGTTTATCAGATCTGCAACAGGAAGTGAACTGCAGGAAGAACCGGATCACTGATCTGGACCATGAAATCCACTCTCTCAATGAGACCATCGGCACTCTGACAAAGGAGCTGGAACTTAAAGGGAAGGAAGTTCTGCGTGTCCGTAGTGAAGCCAACCTGCAGATCAG GTCTCGTGAACAGGATCTCTCAAAACGATTGGAGAAGGAGATTGAAGAACTGAATGCATCTCATAACAGAGAGACCCAGATCATGCTGTCAGATTTTAACAAAGCTCAGGAGCTGCTAAAAGACAAGATCTCTGCTCTGCAGATTCT GTTGGAAGGAACAGAAGAAAAGTTCCGAAATAGAGAAAGCAGACCAGAGGACCTGCGGGTGATCGCTGATCTCAGAGAAATGGTATCTGAGAGAGAGACCCTGGTCAAGAAGCTAGTG GTCCTTTCGGTCTGA